From the Chloroflexota bacterium genome, the window AAACGCTGGCCCTATCCTTTCTTGAAAAAGTAACCGTCACTTGATTATCCACCGCTGGCGGTTGCTACACACTTTCTGTCAGGAATGCGCTGGCGGTACGGATGAACATTCAATGGTCAGCCATGCGCTGACGGTCAGCAATTACCCTGTTTCCGGATTAGGAGGATGAGATATGGATCATCAACTTTATAACGATGTGATACTTGTTCGTGACATACCTGCAGATAATTTGCGTGCTGGTGATGTGGGAACAGTTGTTGAGCGACACAATGTCCCGAATCAAGAACCTGGCTATAGCGTCGAATTTTTCGATATGCTTGGAAACACGGTTGCGGTTCTGACCGTGCCTGCAAGTTGGCTACGCGCGCCAACTCACGCTGACCGGCTCGCGGCGCGAACGGAACCAATCACGGCATAGATGAAATGCAAGCGCCTCAAAATCTTGCGCGGCTAACTGAAAAAAAAGCGCGTGTGAACGCGCATCGCCCGGTGCCGTCCTCCATCGTCGCGAAACTCGAAGAATATTTTCGCGTGGATTGGACCTATAACTCGAACGCGATTGAAGGGTCGAGCATCACACTTTCGGAGACGCGCGCAATTTTGTTGGACGGCGTGACTATCGGCGGCAAGTCACTGCGCGAGCATCTCGAAGTGATCAATCACAGCCACGCGATTGATTTCGTGCAAGGACTCGCCGACACGCGCGAGCCAATCACCGAGATGACGATTCGCCAGATGCACAATTTGATCCTGCGAACAATTGACGACGACAACGCCGGCGCTTATCGCCGCGTTAATGTGCGAATCGCCGGTTCTGATTTTGTGCCGCCCGATGCCGGGAGCGTGCCTAGTTTGATGTACGATTTCGCGCGATGGCTGAACCAGGATGAAACCAAGAGATTGCACCCAGTCGAATACGCCGCGCTCGCGCATTTCAAACTCGTGGATATCCATCCGTTCGTAGATGGCAACGGACGCACGGCGCGTTTGTTGATGAATCTGATTTTGATGCGCGCGGGATTTCCGCCGACTGTAGTCAGAATGACGGATCGCCAAAGATACTATGCGTCTCTGGAGCAAGCACACGCCGGCGACTCACGTGATTTTGTCGCCTTGATTGCGGATGCGGTTGAGCGCTCGGTAGATGTGTACCTGGACGCGCTACCGAAACATGATGTGTGAATTGTACGTCACCAATCGCAAATCAGAAACCAGAAATCGAAAATGAACACTCCAACCGTCGTCGTCGCGATGAGCGGCGGCGTAGATAGTTCGACTGTCGCCGCGCTCCTCGTCGAGCGCGGTTATACTGTCATTGGCATGATGATGCGCTTGTGGGCAGAATCCTCTCCTCTGCTCCTGTTTCCGAACGCAGTTGGTTCGGGAACGGGGGCAGGGGTAGGGGATGGGGGTAACAACCGTTGCTGCTCGCCCGAAGCCGTCGCCGATGCGCGCGGCGTGTGCCAAACACTGGGCATTCCGTTTTACTTGCTCAACTACGAAGCCGATTTCAAAACCCACGTCGTGGATTATTTTCTCGATGGGTACGCGCGCGGCGTCACGCCGAATCCGTGCTTGCAATGCAATCGCCAAATCAAGTTCGGCATTCTCCTCGACAAGGCGCGCGCGTTCGGCGCGGATTTTCTCGCGACCGGACATTACGCGCGCGTACGCGAACGCGATGGCATGGTCGAGTTGTGGCGCGGCGTGGATCCGAAAAAAGACCAGGCGTACGCGTTGAGTATGTTGAATCAGGCACAACTGGCTCACGTGATGTTTCCGCTCGGCGAGTACACCAAGGACGAAACACGCGCGCTGGCGCGGCGATTTGGTCTGCGTGTCGCGGAGAAACACGAGAGCCAGGATTTGTGTTTCATCGCGGATGGCGAGTACCGGAATTTCTTGCGGCGCAATACGCCGAAAGGCGCAAGCGCGCTCGTGCCCGGTGAGATTGTAGACACGCGCGGGAATGTCCTGGGTCATCACGAGGGAATCGCGCTGTACACGATTGGGCAGCGCAAAGGGCTGGGTCTCGCGCTTGGTGAACCGCTGTTCGTCGTCGCGCTCGACGTGGCGAATCGTCGCGTTGTAGTCGGGCGCGCGGAGGAACTAGGCAAGCGCGAGTTGATCGCGGAGCAAATGAATTGGATCGCGGGTGAGCCGCCGCGCGCAGAGATTCGCGTCACGGCAAAGATTCGTTACCGCGCGGTTGACGTACCCGCGACGGTTCGTTCGCTTGCTGAAATGCGCGCGCACGTTCGGTTCGACGAACCTCTGCGCGATATTACGCCGGGGCAAGCGGTTGTGCTGTACGACGGCGATGTGTGTTTGGGTGGCGGGATCATTCAATCAACCAATGAACCAAAATAGTTGGCGCATTGGCAATTGGGAAACTGGCGCATTCCAAAATGGCATTACTGGTTTTGGGTTCGGTCATCGCTAGTCTGTACGGTCTCGTGTTCTACGTCGTCGTTGGACACGGACGGCTGCGTTTGATCGGCTACTGGCTCGTCGCGCTCGTGGGATTTGGCGCGGGACATTTCATCGCGGGAATGCTGGGACTGGGTATCGCGAACATCGGCGAACTGCGAATTGTCGAGGGCACTTTGGTGAGTTTTACTTCGCTGTTTGCCGCGCGCGCATGGTGGCGTTGAGTTCGCGATACAAGTCCACGACGCGATCAATGTTGGTTTCGAGCGAGTACTGTTCTACCGCGCGTTGCCGCGCGCGCGTTGCCAGGTCGCGGCGAAAATCCGGATACTCGATCAACGTGCGCAACATTGCCGGCAGTTGCGCTTGCCGTTGATTGAAATCAATCACGATGCCGGCTCCCCGCAAGACCTCCGCATCCGCGCCCACGTCCGTCGCGATGATCGCTTTTCCCACTGCCATCGCTTCCAATAACGCGAGGGATAATCCCTCAATCGCCGACGGCAAGACGAAAATATCGGCGGCGCGCAAAATACTCAAGCGTTCGTTCACATCGCCGATGTAGCCGGTGAAATGGATGCGTGGATGATGTTTGTACTTGGCGCGCAACCGCGGCAGTTCGGTCCCGTTGCCCACGACGACGAGTTTATAGTCCGGCGATAAATCGAGCGAGTCGAACGCCGCGGCAAGGTCGCCGACATTTTTTTCCGGATCGACGCGTCCGATGTACGTGACAAGCAGTGACGCCCCGATGTGTTCTTTGTAATCGCTTGCGCTGGGTTCGTACGTTGCCGTGTCTACGCCGTTCGGAATCACGCGCAGTTTTTCGGCGGGCACGCCGTACTCGCGAAAGATCGCGGCTTGCGAATCGGAGAACACGATGACGGCATCGTACTCGCGGAGCGCCGGCGCGTACGAGCGATAAAACAAACGCGCGGCTTGACCCCACAATGTCGTGCGCGGACCGAAGGGAAAGTGCACGGTGCCGATGAGCGGCACGTTCGCGGCGCGACAAATTTCCGGCAAGGTGTAATCCAGTTGCGAAAACGACAGCGACACGTGCGCGGCGTCGAAGGGTTCGCGCACGAGCGTTTCTTCGATTGTGCGCCGGGCGCGCATCACCGAAATCGCCATACGGTCGAACACGTTGATCGCGTTGAGGCGAATGCTGTGCCCGTCGCGCCCGGGACCACGCTCGCGGCTATCGTGATAAAAGAAGACGACCTCATGTTGACGCCGCCGCAGACCGGCGGGCAATTCGCGCGAATAGGTGACCAACCCATTGCCACGCGGATAGGGGACGTGTCCAAACCAGGCGATTTTCATTTCTGCACCTCTGTCATATTGGGAGCGCGATTATAGCATGGGGCGAGTGCTACTCCAAACCCAGCCCCCGGTATTTTTTGACTTTTTTCCGAATCGTGTTATGATTGCGCCCGTCAATTTCCGCGAAGAGTGAGGAGGTTTTTGAATGCGCAAGTTGTTGTTGATCGCCGCCGTGGTGTTGCTTGCCACAGCAGTAGGTTGTGATGGTACCCCGCCCCCGCCCCCGCCAGTTGGTAGTCCCCCGGTGCAACGCACGCGTACCGCAACGCCGGCGCCGGCGAATGATGAAGAGGCGATCAAGCAATTGATCAATGCCGAAGGTGAAGCCGTCGTGCAGCAAGAAATCAATCGGCTGCAAGACATTTGGGCGACCGATGGCGTCGTGACCGACGCGAACCGAACGCCGGACAATCCGAGTGACGACAAGACCTGGAAGAATTGGTCGGCGTTGCGGGATCGCTACGTCAACATTGTTTTTCCGTCGAATCCGCCGGCGGCGGAACATCCGAACATCCGTATTACGATGACCGGCGATACCGCGAGCGCGATTGCCGACACCAAGATCGGCGTGACGAACGCCAAAGACAATGACAAGTGGACCTTTCGTAAGATTGATGGCAGATGGCGAATCACGAGTCTCACGTTTGGACTAGCGCCCAAGTAGATCAATCTAATTCCGAACGGCTCGCCGCGTACACGCGGCGAGCCGTTTGTCATTGTTAACCGCAGCGCGCTGGCATGGTCATTGCGACGAGCGGTTTTCCCTGGGATGACTTTTCGAAATGATGGACTGGCGCGACCTGATAGTACCTGTTGTTAGCCCTTTGCCTTATTGCGCGTTCGAATAGGGCATGTTATAATTTTTGCGGTGTGAACGATCTAAATCATGCCTGGAAAGAATGTGGGTATGCCCGCAAAAATCCTGCTGGTAGATAATGACCTAGCAACTCTCACCTGGCTCAAGTCCAAATTAGAAAACGAAGGATTCGACGTCGCGACCGCTAACGCCGCGCAAGACGCCTTGAGCCAAATCGAGGAGCGCGCGCCGACCGTCGTCGTTTTCGAAGTCGCCTTGCCGGATCTCGACGGCTTGGAGTTCCTGCGCCGTGTCATCAAAAATCCGCCAATGATTCCCCCCTGGATGATGATCCTCAGTCGGAAAAATCAACCGGCGGATATTCTGGCAGGTCTCGAAGCGGGCGCGGACGATTATGTTGGTAAGCGTCCGGGTGCGGATGTGGAATTGATCGGAAAAATTCGAGGACACCTCGCGCACCCGCGCAAGCCCGCGGTCGAAGCGCAAGCCAAACAAGGTCGTCTACTATCGTTCTGCAGTTCCAAAGGCGGCACGGGCGCGACCTCGATCTGCGTCAATATCGCGTTTGCCCTCGCCCAACTCGATCCCAATTCGCGCATCTTGGTGGTGGACATGGTCTTGCCGCTTGGTACGGTTGGCTTGTCGCTGGGGTGCGAATCGCGGCGCACGGTCGCGCGCGTGACCCAGGAAATGACCGATCCGGTGGATCGCGCGCTGATTGATAAAGCCGTTTCACTTCCGCTCAAGTGGGGCTTTCGCGTGTTGCTTGGCGCGCACGATCCCCAGGAATCCACCGAATTGAACGTGAGCCACATCGTCCCGCTTTTCCAAACGTTGCGCGGCATGTTCGATTACATCCTCGTGGATTTTGGCAGAACGCTCTCGCGCATTTCGCTCCCCGTGATTGAAATGTCCGACCGCATCTTTTTGATCGTGACGCCGGACATCGCGACGCTCAAAGGCGCCAAGGTGATGATGGACTATATGATTTCGCGGGACGTGGCGCAGCAACAAATCTTTCTCATCAACAACCGCACGGTCGGGCGCGTGTGGACGACGACCGAAGACATCGAGCGCGAACTCAGCATGAAGGTGAACGCGACGATTCCGTACGTCGCCGAATACATGACGATGGCGATCAACGCGGCGGTGCCGTTCATGGAAAAATTTCCAGATCATGCCGCCAGCGCGATGTTTCGCCAAATCGCGCAGACTGCCCGGGAGCAGTTAAAAAATGGCAAATAAACGCAAACCCGCCGGGTGATCCAAACCCGGCGGGTCTTTTTTTGCGTTGACAAAATCTTGCCCGCGTGATAATCTTTTGCCATGTCGCAAATCTCGGCGCATGAAGAAATCAAAATCCCGGAAGGGATCAGTACGTTCGTCCTCCTCGTGTTGATGCTGCTCAGTGTGACCGGCTCGGTGGTGGCGGCGGATTGGACCGATGGGCTGGGCGTGCTCGCGTGGTCGGCGTTCGCCGGCGTCGCGTGCGGATTCGCGCTCGCCAGGACGCGCCTGCGCGGCTGGCTCGCGCACCTCGTGATGCTCCTGCTCGCCGCGCCGGTGACCGGTCTCATCGTCGGTCTGCTGTTGCCGCGCGCACTCACCCTGGAAGAAAAGTACATCGTCTTGCAAGAGCGTGTGCTCGTGTGGACGTACAAGGTTATCGCCGGCGGCACGAGTTCGGACGGTTTGATCTTTGTCATTCAACTCGCGCTGCTCGTGTGGGTGATGGCTTATTTTGCCGCGTGGTATATCTATCGCCGCCATCAAGTGTGGGGCGCGATCCTGCCCGCCGGGGCGGCGATCACGCTGAATCTTTTTTATTCCGCGCCGCAAAGCGGATTGTACTTTGGTTTGTTCGTCACGAGCGCGCTCCTCTTGATCGTGCGACTCAATCTGCATGCGATGGAACGCGTGTGGCGGCGCGAATCCATCGGTTACGCGCCCGACATCAGTTTCGATTTCCTCACGTACGGCGTCGCGTTTTCGTTGTTGCTGATTATGCTTGCCTGGGTCGTGCCGCCGACCGCGCCCGGTCCTTCGTGGCTCGCGTTGCTCGATCCGTTGCAAGGTCCCTGGCAAGGCGTCGAAGAAGAATTCAGCCGCGTCTTTAGCGCGTTGCGCGGCGGCGTCCGGCAATCGCCCACCAGTTTCTACGGCACCACGTTGAGCATGGGCGGACCGGTCAAACTGGGACAACGCTCGGTGATGGATGTGCAAACGAACTATGGGCGGTACTGGCGTGCCGCGGTGTACGATCGGTACATCAGCGTCGGCTGGATGAACACGCACCTCGATGCCGTCACGCTCAACGCAAATGATTCGCGCTTGGTTACGTTGGCTGGGTCGTTGCGCGTCGAGGTTACCCAGACCGTCAAAGTTTATTTGCCGGATCAAAACCTGCTCGTCGCCGCCGCGCAACCTTTGCGTTTCAGCGTGCCCACCGAAATTCGTTTCGCGCAACCGCCCGAGTCGGAACCCGATGCCGCGCTGATGGATGTCGCGCTCGTCCGCGCGCGCAAGATGATTCGCGAGGGCGATACGTACACCGCCGTGTCCGCGATCAGCGTCGCGGACGAAAAATCCTTGCGCCGCGATTCGGTGGATTACTCGCGCTGGATCAGCGCGACGTACCTGCAGTTGCCGGACGATATGCCGGCGCGTGTGCGCGCGCTCGCGCAAACGATCACCATCTCGTACACGAACCCGTACGACAAAGCCGCCGCGCTCGAAACGTATTTGCGCCGGCGCATTCGCTACAACGAAAACGTGAGCGCGCCGCCCCCCAACCGCGATGCGGTGGATTATTTGTTATTCGAGCGTCCCGAAGGGTACTGCAACTATTACGCGTCCGCGATGGCGGTGCTCGCACGCGCGCTCGGAATTCCGGCGCGCGTCGCGTCCGGCTATTCGCTCGGCGAGTACCACGATGGCGCGTTTCACGTCGTCGAATCGAACGCGCACTCGTGGCCCGAGTTGTATTTTCCGGCGTACGGCTGGATCGAATTCGAACCGACCGCGAGCCAACCCCTGATTGATCGTCCGGTCTATCCCGACTCTGAATCAGCGCCGAACCTGGACGAGAATTTGTTGTCGCGACGCCGGTTCAATCGCGGCGATTTTGAGGAAGAGGACCGGGGGCAATATGGTGAGTCGCGCGCGAATCCGGGTGGATTTGAATTACCCGGTCCCGGCGTGCTCGTATTGATCGGCGGCGGACTTGCGGGGTTGCTCGCGCTGGGCGCGCTCGGCGTGATGTGGCTGAGGCGCGCGCGTTGGTTGGCGCAACTCGCTCCTGCCGCACGGGTGTACGAAACGATGCTCAATCGCGCGCGCTGGCTCGGCGTGCGCGAACAAACGTACGCGACGCCGCTCGAACGCGCGCGTGCGCTGGGCAACGCGATGCCGGACGCGCGCGCCGCGGCGGAACGCGTCGCCGAGTTTTACACGCGCGAGCGGTACGCCGCGCAGCAACTTGATGCGCACGATTGCGCGGCGCTCGGCGTCGCGTGGAACGCGATTCGCGCGCAGTGGCTCGGCGCGTTTACTGCGCGTGTGGGTGCGCGCGTACGCGCGCCGTTCGTCGCAATGCGGACGCGATTTGATGCGCGCAAAACTGACAACCAGGATGACGGTTAGTTACTGCGCGGTAATTCGAGTATAATACGTCAGGGAACGCCAAGCATAAATCCTAAATCAGAAATCGAAAACGAGGCAACATGGCTGAACACATCTACATCCAAAACATCGCCGCGCATGTCGGCAAAGAAGTGACGCTCAAGGGCTGGCTCGCGGATCGCACCGACAAAGGGCGTCTGCAATTTCTCCGGTTTCGCGATGGCACCGGGTTTATTCAAGCCGTCGTGTTCCAAAAAGAAATTTCACCCGAGGCATTCGAGGCGACCAAAAAACTGACCCAGGAATCGTCGCTCATCATTACCGGCGTTCCACGCGCCGAGCCGCGCGCGCCGGGCGGATACGAATTGTCGGTCAAGGATTTGCAGGTCTTGCAATACGCGAACGATTATCCGATCACGCCCAAAGATCACGGCGTCGAATTCTTGATGGCGAATCGGCACCTGTGGTTGCGCTCGCCGCGCCAATACGCGATTCTGCGAATTCGCGCGCGCATCATCAAGGCGATTCGCGATTGGCTCGACAACGATGGATTCCTGCTCGTGGACACGCCGATCCTCACGCCTGCCGCAGTCGAAGGTACGACGACCTTGTTCGGCACGGATTATTTCGGCACGCCCGCGTTTCTCACGCAGAGCGGACAATTGTACAACGAAGCGGACGCCGCCGCGTTCGGCAAGGTGTACTGTTTCGGTCCGACGTTCCGCGCGGAGAAATCGAAAACGCGGCGTCACCTCACCGAGTTCTGGATGGTCGAACCGGAATGGGCGTACGGCACGCTCGACGATTACATGCGCGTCGGCGAAGAATTCGTTTCGTACATCGTGCAAACGATTTTGAAGGAACGCGCGGACGAATTGAAAATGCTCGAGCGCGACACGAACAAACTCGAAAAGGTCACGCCGCCGTTTCCGAAAATTTCGTACACCGACGCGGTCGAGA encodes:
- a CDS encoding DUF4926 domain-containing protein, which produces MDHQLYNDVILVRDIPADNLRAGDVGTVVERHNVPNQEPGYSVEFFDMLGNTVAVLTVPASWLRAPTHADRLAARTEPITA
- a CDS encoding Fic family protein produces the protein MQAPQNLARLTEKKARVNAHRPVPSSIVAKLEEYFRVDWTYNSNAIEGSSITLSETRAILLDGVTIGGKSLREHLEVINHSHAIDFVQGLADTREPITEMTIRQMHNLILRTIDDDNAGAYRRVNVRIAGSDFVPPDAGSVPSLMYDFARWLNQDETKRLHPVEYAALAHFKLVDIHPFVDGNGRTARLLMNLILMRAGFPPTVVRMTDRQRYYASLEQAHAGDSRDFVALIADAVERSVDVYLDALPKHDV
- the mnmA gene encoding tRNA 2-thiouridine(34) synthase MnmA, with amino-acid sequence MNTPTVVVAMSGGVDSSTVAALLVERGYTVIGMMMRLWAESSPLLLFPNAVGSGTGAGVGDGGNNRCCSPEAVADARGVCQTLGIPFYLLNYEADFKTHVVDYFLDGYARGVTPNPCLQCNRQIKFGILLDKARAFGADFLATGHYARVRERDGMVELWRGVDPKKDQAYALSMLNQAQLAHVMFPLGEYTKDETRALARRFGLRVAEKHESQDLCFIADGEYRNFLRRNTPKGASALVPGEIVDTRGNVLGHHEGIALYTIGQRKGLGLALGEPLFVVALDVANRRVVVGRAEELGKRELIAEQMNWIAGEPPRAEIRVTAKIRYRAVDVPATVRSLAEMRAHVRFDEPLRDITPGQAVVLYDGDVCLGGGIIQSTNEPK
- a CDS encoding glycosyltransferase family 4 protein; amino-acid sequence: MKIAWFGHVPYPRGNGLVTYSRELPAGLRRRQHEVVFFYHDSRERGPGRDGHSIRLNAINVFDRMAISVMRARRTIEETLVREPFDAAHVSLSFSQLDYTLPEICRAANVPLIGTVHFPFGPRTTLWGQAARLFYRSYAPALREYDAVIVFSDSQAAIFREYGVPAEKLRVIPNGVDTATYEPSASDYKEHIGASLLVTYIGRVDPEKNVGDLAAAFDSLDLSPDYKLVVVGNGTELPRLRAKYKHHPRIHFTGYIGDVNERLSILRAADIFVLPSAIEGLSLALLEAMAVGKAIIATDVGADAEVLRGAGIVIDFNQRQAQLPAMLRTLIEYPDFRRDLATRARQRAVEQYSLETNIDRVVDLYRELNATMRARQTAK
- a CDS encoding nuclear transport factor 2 family protein; the encoded protein is MRKLLLIAAVVLLATAVGCDGTPPPPPPVGSPPVQRTRTATPAPANDEEAIKQLINAEGEAVVQQEINRLQDIWATDGVVTDANRTPDNPSDDKTWKNWSALRDRYVNIVFPSNPPAAEHPNIRITMTGDTASAIADTKIGVTNAKDNDKWTFRKIDGRWRITSLTFGLAPK
- a CDS encoding response regulator codes for the protein MPAKILLVDNDLATLTWLKSKLENEGFDVATANAAQDALSQIEERAPTVVVFEVALPDLDGLEFLRRVIKNPPMIPPWMMILSRKNQPADILAGLEAGADDYVGKRPGADVELIGKIRGHLAHPRKPAVEAQAKQGRLLSFCSSKGGTGATSICVNIAFALAQLDPNSRILVVDMVLPLGTVGLSLGCESRRTVARVTQEMTDPVDRALIDKAVSLPLKWGFRVLLGAHDPQESTELNVSHIVPLFQTLRGMFDYILVDFGRTLSRISLPVIEMSDRIFLIVTPDIATLKGAKVMMDYMISRDVAQQQIFLINNRTVGRVWTTTEDIERELSMKVNATIPYVAEYMTMAINAAVPFMEKFPDHAASAMFRQIAQTAREQLKNGK
- a CDS encoding transglutaminase domain-containing protein — translated: MSQISAHEEIKIPEGISTFVLLVLMLLSVTGSVVAADWTDGLGVLAWSAFAGVACGFALARTRLRGWLAHLVMLLLAAPVTGLIVGLLLPRALTLEEKYIVLQERVLVWTYKVIAGGTSSDGLIFVIQLALLVWVMAYFAAWYIYRRHQVWGAILPAGAAITLNLFYSAPQSGLYFGLFVTSALLLIVRLNLHAMERVWRRESIGYAPDISFDFLTYGVAFSLLLIMLAWVVPPTAPGPSWLALLDPLQGPWQGVEEEFSRVFSALRGGVRQSPTSFYGTTLSMGGPVKLGQRSVMDVQTNYGRYWRAAVYDRYISVGWMNTHLDAVTLNANDSRLVTLAGSLRVEVTQTVKVYLPDQNLLVAAAQPLRFSVPTEIRFAQPPESEPDAALMDVALVRARKMIREGDTYTAVSAISVADEKSLRRDSVDYSRWISATYLQLPDDMPARVRALAQTITISYTNPYDKAAALETYLRRRIRYNENVSAPPPNRDAVDYLLFERPEGYCNYYASAMAVLARALGIPARVASGYSLGEYHDGAFHVVESNAHSWPELYFPAYGWIEFEPTASQPLIDRPVYPDSESAPNLDENLLSRRRFNRGDFEEEDRGQYGESRANPGGFELPGPGVLVLIGGGLAGLLALGALGVMWLRRARWLAQLAPAARVYETMLNRARWLGVREQTYATPLERARALGNAMPDARAAAERVAEFYTRERYAAQQLDAHDCAALGVAWNAIRAQWLGAFTARVGARVRAPFVAMRTRFDARKTDNQDDG
- the asnS gene encoding asparagine--tRNA ligase, with amino-acid sequence MAEHIYIQNIAAHVGKEVTLKGWLADRTDKGRLQFLRFRDGTGFIQAVVFQKEISPEAFEATKKLTQESSLIITGVPRAEPRAPGGYELSVKDLQVLQYANDYPITPKDHGVEFLMANRHLWLRSPRQYAILRIRARIIKAIRDWLDNDGFLLVDTPILTPAAVEGTTTLFGTDYFGTPAFLTQSGQLYNEADAAAFGKVYCFGPTFRAEKSKTRRHLTEFWMVEPEWAYGTLDDYMRVGEEFVSYIVQTILKERADELKMLERDTNKLEKVTPPFPKISYTDAVEILHKNGFADFQWGDDFGAPHETVISEQFDKPVFVHRYPAEIKAFYMKPDPENSKVVLGADLLAPEGYGEIIGGGERSADLVHLEQQIEKHKLPRESYEWYLDLRKYGTVPHSGFGLGIERTVAWVCKLDHVRETIPYPRMLEKIYP